GGGAAAAATAAAGGTCAGGAATCACCTAACACTTAACGATTGTGGCTGACAGAATAAGAACGATAGAAATAGTTGAGGCTTTTCCTATGACAATAGTTTGTCAGATTGATGAATGGCCACTGTCATTGGAGTAAGCTGGTTTATAGGATTGGTTAACGTCAGAAATGCTCAGTAATGAGAACCTTTTCGCATTTAGATATTGAAGAACAGACGACGGGGACGTTGAGCTATGACCGGGATAATGGTTGGTCGAAACCTTTCCCAAGCTTAGATTCTGAAAATACGCTGGTTGTTGTGTTCGCTGCCCATGAATACTGTGATGCACCAGAACCATTATTAGAAATCTGCAATTATTTTCCAGAATCGAAGATTATCGGCTGTAGTTCGCCAGTTGTGATCTGTGATGGCTTGTTGCTCGAAGGTGCGATCGCAGTCGGTATCATCCGTTTTGAGAACACCCAAATCCGACTTTTTTCTGCATCAGTCAATGCTTTTGAGGAGTCTCATGCAGCGGGCCAACAGCTTGGCGAACAATTGACGAATCCTGACCTGAAAGGCGTTCTGATGTTTGCCGATGGCGTTACTACAGAAGCAACAGAGTTAGTGCGAGGTTTGCAGGAACGATTGCCGCCAGATGTGACTATTGCTGGCGGTTTGGCCAGCGGTCATACCCTTGACGATACCTGGATGCTTTGTGACGGAGAACTCAAACGCTTTCATGCCTGTGCCGTAGGCTTTATTGGCAACAGGGTGGAACTGACGCGAGCAACCGGAGGGGGGTGGCGCTTGATCGGCACAGAATGTCAGGCGACGCGGACCGCAGGTCGGACCTTATTCGAACTAGATGGTGAGCCCGCCCATGATGTTTACCAGCGACAGGTGGGCAGGGAAATGGGGTTCGGGTTGCACGAGTCGTCTACTCGCTACCCTTTAACCCTTCGCCTACCGAACCTGGAAATGCAGATTGTTCGCGACGTCAACACCGTGGATGAAGTCTCTGGTGCGATTGAATTGGCAGGTGATATTCCAGAGGGTGTGACCGTGCAGGTGATGACCACGACGGCAGACGAAATTCTGGATGGTGTCGACGAAGCGATCGAGCGCATGCGGAGCAAAACAATCCTGCCCCAAAACAACGCCCTCGCCATTTGTGTGAGCTGTGCGGGCCGACGCACGGTACTGCTGGATAAAACAAGGGAAGAAGCGGCCCTTGCCTACGATGGCTTGGGGCATGGGATTCATCAAATCGGCATGTATGCCTTCGGAGAAATCTCAACGACATCATCGGGGCCGCCCCAGGTTCACAATGAGACCCTGACCATGGGGCTAATACGAGAGTACTAGGGACTGACCATGCCAACCCAACCCTTATCTGATAAAAGCTCTAACCTACTCAACCGTATGCTTCAGCGACTAATGCGTCGTCAAGGTGTAGCGGTTGATAAAATTCCTGATTTTGCCGGCTGGACCAATTTTGTCTTAGCGGTCGATCAAACCATCAAAGAGTTCAGTGCCAATCGCGAACTTTTAGAACAGTCGGTGCAGTCAACGTCACTCAAGCTCAAGCAAGCCTACGAAGATCTAAAAACCGAATCCAGTTTACGGCTGGCCCAAGCAGACTTACACCAGCGAGAACTAGAACATTTGGTGCAGGAAAGAACTGCTGAGCTACAAACGGCCCAGCTCCATCTAGAACAAATCAATCAGCGACTGGAGTATGATGCCACCCACGACGACTTAACGGGGTTGGCCAATCGCAACCAACTCATGCGGGAATTGAATCGGTATATGGCTAAGCTTGCTACGGATGCAGACCTGGGGCTGTGCTTTTTCTTTATCGACTTCGACCGTTTCAAGCAAATTAATGACCGGTTCGGCCACCTGATGGGTGACAAGGTGTTGATTCAGGTGGCCAATCGTTTATCAACATTGGTGGGCGATACAGCCTGCTTTGCTCGTTTGGGGGGTGACGAATTTGTGTTGCTGATGGGGCAACTTCAGGAAACTGAAGCGATTAAACTCGCCCAGAAAATGACCGCTGCGTTTGCTCAACCCATTCGAATTCGCGATACCGAGATTCCTCTGTCTGCGAGTGTGGGTATCGTCTTAGCGGATGCATCTTACCAGTCTGCGGACGACGTCGTTCGTGATGCTGATATTGCCATGTATCGCGCGAAGGCAACCGGTAATTGCTATCAACTCTTTGACGAAGAGATGCGAATAGAGTACTTGGAACGACTTGAGCTAGAACGAGAA
The Acaryochloris marina S15 genome window above contains:
- a CDS encoding bifunctional diguanylate cyclase/phosphodiesterase; amino-acid sequence: MPTQPLSDKSSNLLNRMLQRLMRRQGVAVDKIPDFAGWTNFVLAVDQTIKEFSANRELLEQSVQSTSLKLKQAYEDLKTESSLRLAQADLHQRELEHLVQERTAELQTAQLHLEQINQRLEYDATHDDLTGLANRNQLMRELNRYMAKLATDADLGLCFFFIDFDRFKQINDRFGHLMGDKVLIQVANRLSTLVGDTACFARLGGDEFVLLMGQLQETEAIKLAQKMTAAFAQPIRIRDTEIPLSASVGIVLADASYQSADDVVRDADIAMYRAKATGNCYQLFDEEMRIEYLERLELERELEIAVREQQFCVNFEPIVDTTKSGIFSMESLVRWIHPEKGMIAPGRFIPLAEELGLVIDIDRIVFEQTCQQFHQWRENGIASPQQKFNVNLACGQLERSDLLPFLLSTLDIFDLSPHDIVLEITESYLLADSGLVMKNLNDMNKLGFRIFVDDFGTGYSSLSYLAKYPIHGIKIDQSFVKDLADSPESKELIRSMIAMADALNLQVVTEGVETLEQLHVITELGCCYIQGFLFTRPMTVLQAEAFLVDQPYRELGAIATE
- a CDS encoding FIST signal transduction protein codes for the protein MRTFSHLDIEEQTTGTLSYDRDNGWSKPFPSLDSENTLVVVFAAHEYCDAPEPLLEICNYFPESKIIGCSSPVVICDGLLLEGAIAVGIIRFENTQIRLFSASVNAFEESHAAGQQLGEQLTNPDLKGVLMFADGVTTEATELVRGLQERLPPDVTIAGGLASGHTLDDTWMLCDGELKRFHACAVGFIGNRVELTRATGGGWRLIGTECQATRTAGRTLFELDGEPAHDVYQRQVGREMGFGLHESSTRYPLTLRLPNLEMQIVRDVNTVDEVSGAIELAGDIPEGVTVQVMTTTADEILDGVDEAIERMRSKTILPQNNALAICVSCAGRRTVLLDKTREEAALAYDGLGHGIHQIGMYAFGEISTTSSGPPQVHNETLTMGLIREY